In one window of Gossypium hirsutum isolate 1008001.06 chromosome A01, Gossypium_hirsutum_v2.1, whole genome shotgun sequence DNA:
- the LOC107938478 gene encoding putative box C/D snoRNA protein SPCC613.07 encodes MEEPKIGDCEECKKKASKYKCPGCCLRTCSLPCVNAHKQRTGCTGKRNITSFVPLSRFDDNLLLSDYNLLEETKRIAESATRIRSKLCNTTNGGHHPRFKLPHPLRNLRTAAASRRTKLLFLPSGMSKRETNQTRFNHRKKYISWTIEWRFHSTDVVLLDHGIHEDTSLCSLIENHLQPSPWNHPLRKFCEEQLDSLKFFIRKYPKGSKSPFRELDIKAPLRKLLADMVVLEYPVIHVFLPSEHCDFEVIRENHLVTHGPEGKDSSGADNEIPKGVTFKEEEIEDNGSSLEPQVFDLMKHVLSSPMHQIPSQNKSEKAFGGNSVLSLLARAGAGNRVHCSLQAKDSGLFDDMEFDFDQGLIDAYSDLIAEINPDDFLDLEGEFAKQPETEDRTDLSNSRGVFFAEELEEGRS; translated from the exons ATGGAGGAACCAAAGATTGGGGATTGCGAAGAGTGCAAAAAGAAGGCGTCAAAATACAAGTGCCCAGGTTGCTGCCTCCGCACCTGCAGCCTCCCTTGCGTTAATGCTCACAAGCAACGCACTGGCTGCACTGGCAAACGCAACATCACTTCCTTTGTTCCCCTCTCTCGCTTCGACGATAATCTTCTCCTCTCCG ATTATAATCTGCTGGAGGAAACGAAGAGGATCGCTGAATCTGCTACAAGAATAAGGTCCAAACTATGTAACACTACCAATGGTGGACATCATCCTCGTTTTAAGCTACCACACCCTCTTCGAAACCTCCGCACTGCTGCTGCCTCTCGCAGAACTAAGCTCTTGTTTCTGCCTTCTGGAATGTCTAAGAGGGAAACTAATCAAACTCGATTTAACCACAG GAAGAAGTATATTTCATGGACCATTGAATGGCGGTTTCACTCTACAGATGTTGTTTTACTTGACCATGG TATACATGAAGATACAAGCCTCTGTTCATTAATTGAAAACCATCTGCAACCTAGTCCCTGGAATCATCCTCTTAGGAAGTTCTGCGAGGAGCAGCTCGACTCCCTCAAGTTTTTTATCCGAAAATACCCTAAG GGATCCAAATCGCCTTTCCGGGAGTTAGACATAAAGGCTCCATTACGGAAACTATTAGCTGATATGGTTGTTCTAGAGTATCCTGTGATTCATGTGTTTCTTCCTTCGGAACACTGTGATTTTGAAGTTATCAGGGAGAATCATCTCGTCACTCACGGGCCAGAGGGAAAAGATTCTAGCGGTGCTGATAATGAAATACCAAAAGGTGTTACCTTCAAGGAGGAGGAAATAGAAGACAATGGTAGCTCTTTAGAACCTCAGGTCTTTGATCTTATGAAGCATGTGCTGTCAAGTCCAATGCATCAAATCCCTTCTCAAAACAAGTCTGAGAAAGCATTCGGTGGTAACTCAGTTTTGTCTTTGTTGGCGAGAGCCGGGGCAGGAAACAGGGTACATTGCAGCCTCCAGGCTAAGGACTCTGGATTATTTGATGACATGGAGTTTGATTTTGATCAAGGCTTAATAGATGCGTATTCAGACCTGATTGCCGAAATTAATCCAGATGACTTTCTTGATTTAGAAGGTGAATTTGCTAAGCAACCAGAAACAGAAGATAGAACAGACCTTTCAAATTCGAGGGGAGTTTTCTTTGCTGAGGAATTGGAGGAGGGGAGATCCTAG
- the LOC107938468 gene encoding 26S proteasome non-ATPase regulatory subunit 2 homolog A, with translation MSDQKNDAGTSQANAPAKDPKKKEDQKKKDDEDLSEEDLALKQQLELYVERVQDSDPGLQKVALESMRHEIRTSTSSMTSVPKPLKFLRPHYGTLKAFYETMPESDLKKYLADILSVLALTMSAEGERESLKYRLLGSEGDIGSWGHEYVRNLAGEIAQEYGKRQSEEAAIEDLMELVQQIVSFHMKHNAEPEAVDLLMEVEDLDLLVEHVDKTNFKRTCLYLTSAARYLPGPDDMLVLDIAYTIYLKFEEFASALQIALSLDNMQHVRQVFTSCDNQLKKMQFCYILARHGITFELDDEMVADDEERETLQDIINNTKLSESYLSLARDIEVMEPKSPEDIYKAHLLDGRASAGASVDSARQNLAATFVNAFVNAGFGQDKLMTAPADSSIGGSSGNWLFKNKEHGKTSAAASLGMILLWDVDSGLAQIDKYFHSNDNHVIAGALLGVGIVNCGVKNDCDPALALLSDYISKEDSSVRIGAIMGLGIAYAGAQNEQIRSSLTLILNDAKAPLDVIAFTAISLGLIYVGSCNEEVAQAIIFALMDRSESELGEPLTRLLPLALGLLYLGKQERVEATAEVSKTFNEKIRKYCDMTLLSCAYAGTGNVLKVQNLLGHCAQHLEKGETHQGPAVLGIAMVAMAEELGLDMSIRSLEHLLQYGEQNIRRAVPLALGLLCISNPKVNVMDTLSRLSHDSDSEVAMAAVISLGLIGAGTNNARIAGMLRNLSSYYYKDASLLFCVRIAQGLVHLGKGLLTLNPYHSDRFLLSPTALAGLVTMLHACLDMKAMVLGKYHYVLYFIVLAMQPRMLMTVDENLKPLSVPVRVGQAVDVVGQAGRPKTITGFQTHSTPVLLAAGDRAELATEKYIPLSPILEGHVILKENPDYREDS, from the exons ATGTCGGATCAAAAAAACGACGCCGGAACTTCTCAGGCAAATGCTCCGGCGAAGGATCCAAAGAAGAAAGAGGACCAAAAGAAGAAAGATGATGAGGATCTG TCGGAGGAGGATTTGGCTTTGAAACAACAGTTGGAGTTATATGTAGAGAGAGTTCAGGATTCCGATCCTGGGTTACAGAAAGTAGCTCTTGAGAGCATGAG GCATGAAATCCGGACTTCAACAAGCTCTATGACTTCTGTTCCGAAGCCATTGAAGTTTCTCCGTCCTCATTATGGAACCCTAAAAGCTTTTTACGAGACAATGCCAGAATCCGATTTGAAG AAATACTTGGCCGATATCCTGTCCGTGTTGGCACTGACCATGTCTGCAGAGGGAGAGCGG GAGAGTTTGAAGTACAGATTGTTGGGTTCGGAAGGTGATATTGGTTCGTGGGGTCATGAGTATGTGAG GAACTTGGCTGGAGAAATTGCACAAGAGTATGGGAAGCGACAG AGCGAAGAGGCTGCAATTGAAGATCTAATGGAGCTTGTGCAACAGATTGTTTCATTTCACATGAAG CACAATGCTGAACCTGAAGCTGTTGATCTCTTGATGGAG GTTGAGGATCTTGACCTTTTAGTTGAGCATGTTGACAAGACAAATTTCAAGAGAACTTGTCTATACCTCACCAGTGCTGCTAG ATACCTTCCTGGACCAGATGACATGTTAGTTTTGGATATTGCATACACAATATATCTTAAGTTCGAGGAATTCGCGAGTGCACTTCAAATTGCACTTTCCCTTGACAACATGCAG CATGTGAGACAGGTGTTTACGTCTTGTGATAATCAGCTAAAGAAGATGCAATTTTGCTACATTCTTGCTCGACAT GGGATCACCTTTGAGCTTGATGATGAGATGGTTGCAGATGATGAAGAAAGAGAGACTTTACAGGATATCATCAACAATACTAAATTAAGTGAAAGTTATCTCAGTCTTGCTCGTGATATCGAGGTCATGGAGCCTAAATCTCCGGAAGATATCTATAAG GCTCACTTGCTTGATGGCCGTGCTAGTGCTGGTGCAAGTGTTGATTCAGCTAGACAGAATTTGGCTGCTACGTTCGTCAATGCATTTGTTAATGCTGGTTTTGGCCAG GATAAGTTAATGACGGCGCCAGCAGACTCTTCAATTGGTGGTTCATCTGGAAATTGGCTTTTCAAAAACAAAGAACATGGGAAGACCAGTGCCGCAGCAAGTCTG GGTATGATTCTATTGTGGGATGTCGACTCTGGGCTTGCTCAGATCGACAAGTATTTCCATAGCAACGATAACCATGTGATTGCTGGAGCATTATTAGGAGTTGGGATTGTCAATTGTGGTGTTAAGAATGATTGCGACCCT GCACTGGCTCTATTGAGTGATTATATTAGTAAAGAGGATTCTTCAGTCCGTATTGGTGCAATTATGGGTTTGGGAATTGCATATGCTGGTGCCCAGAATGAGCAG ATCCGTAGCAGCTTGACTCTGATACTTAATGATGCAAAGGCTCCCCTTGATGTGATAGCATTTACTGCAATTTCGTTGGGTTTGATATACGTGGGTTCCTGCAATGAGGAGGTTGCACAGGCTATTATATTTGCTTTAATGGACCGAAGTGAGTCAGAGTTGGGGGAGCCCCTCACTCGTCTTCTGCCACTTGCTCTTGGTCTTTTATACCTTGGGAAGCAG GAAAGAGTGGAGGCGACTGCAGAGGTCTCAAAGACGTTcaatgaaaaaataagaaaatattgtGATATGACACTACTTTCTTGTGCTTACGCTGGAACCGGGAATGTTCTGAAG GTCCAAAACCTTCTTGGTCATTGTGCTCAGCATCTTGAGAAGGGTGAAACCCACCAAGGTCCAGCTGTGCTTGGTATCGCCATGGTAGCAATGGCTGAGGAATTGGGTCTTGATATGTCAATTCGTTCACTAGAGCATCTTTTGCAGTATGGTGAGCAGAATATCCGTCGTGCGGTTCCTTTGGCTCTTGGTCTTCTTTGTATATCAAACCCAAAG GTTAACGTTATGGACACATTAAGCAGGCTTAGTCATGATTCAGATTCAGAAGTTGCAATG GCTGCAGTTATCTCCTTGGGTTTAATAGGTGCTGGAACCAATAATGCTCGCATTGCTGGCATGCTTCGCAATCTTTCAAGTTATTACTACAAGGATGCTAGCCTTCTCTTTTGT GTGCGAATTGCTCAAGGTTTAGTTCATTTGGGGAAGGGTCTATTGACTCTTAATCCATATCATTCTGACCGCTTTTTGCTATCACC GACTGCACTTGCTGGTTTGGTTACAATGTTGCACGCATGCCTCGATATGAAAGCTATGGTACTGGGAAAATACCATTATGTCCTCTACTTCATTGTTCTGGCAATGCAG CCAAGGATGTTGATGACCGTCGACGAAAACCTCAAACCTCTATCGGTCCCAGTCCGTGTAGGTCAAGCTGTTGATGTTGTCGGGCAGGCTGGTCGACCCAAGACTATCACTGGCTTCCAGACCCATTCCACTCCGGTTCTTCTTGCTGCCGGTGATAGAGCAGAACTGGCTACCGAAAA GTATATTCCCCTTTCACCCATCCTGGAGGGGCATGTTATTTTGAAAGAAAACCCAGACTACAGAGAGGATAGTTAA
- the LOC107938455 gene encoding transcription activator GLK1 encodes MLAVSPLRNNTSTDDDEGEMESTFTVSSDEFPDFADGNLLESIDFDDLFLSIGVDGDVLPDLEMDPEILVELPPAGEESEMNASGEKIEESDNQRKDEEENKVSTSKGDEETVSKSEETKAVKTGSKDGDKGRKSSIKGKSNNNNQGTRKLKVDWTPELHRRFVQAVEQLGVDKAVPSRILELMGIDCLTRHNIASHLQKYRSHRKHLLAREAEAASWIHRRQIYGGATPVGGGGKRDVNHWLPPTMGFPPSASPMHHQNHHFRPLHVWGHPTMDQSIMHLWPKHLAPPPPPPRPAWGPTPPADPSFWHHQHHRVPNGQTPGTPCFPPPLTAAPTRFGVVPVPGIPPHHAMYKADTGIGVPASQLRRHPLVDLHPSKESIDAAIGDVLSKPWLPLPIGLKPPSTDGVLVELQRQGVPKIPPSCA; translated from the exons aTGCTAGCTGTGTCACCTTTGAGGAACAACACAAGCACAGATGATGACGAAGGAGAGATGGAGAGTACTTTCACAGTCAGCTCCGACGAGTTCCCGGATTTCGCTGACGGGAACTTACTTGAAAGTATCGATTTCGACGATCTTTTTCTCAGCATCGGTGTTGATGGCGACGTGTTACCTGATTTGGAGATGGACCCCgaaattttggttgaattgcCCCCCGCCGGCGAGGAATCGGAGATGAATGCGTCGGGAGAAAAAATCGAGGAAAGTGATAATCAgaggaaagatgaagaagaaaataaggTTTCGACGAGTAAAGGCGATGAGGAAACCGTCAGTAAAAGTGAGGAGACTAAAGCAGTTAAAACAGGCTCTAAAGATGGTGATAAGGGAAGAAAATCGTCAATAAAAGGAAAGAGTAACAACAACAATCAAGGCACTCGAAAACTGAAG GTGGATTGGACGCCGGAGCTTCACCGAAGGTTTGTACAAGCGGTGGAGCAGCTCGGGGTGGATAAGGCGGTGCCGTCGAGAATTTTAGAGCTTATGGGAATTGATTGTCTCACTCGCCATAACATCGCCAGCCATCTTCaa AAATATAGATCTCATAGGAAGCATTTACTAGCTCGTGAAGCGGAGGCGGCAAGTTGGATACACAGACGGCAAATATACGGCGGCGCTACGCCGGTTGGTGGAGGAGGGAAGCGAGATGTGAACCATTGGCTTCCACCCACAATGGGTTTCCCGCCATCGGCTTCACCCATGCACCACCAGAACCACCATTTTAGGCCATTGCATGTATGGGGTCATCCCACTATGGATCAGTCTATAATGCACTTATGGCCAAAACACTTAGCACCCCCTCCGCCACCACCACGGCCAGCTTGGGGACCTACACCACCGGCAGACCCTAGCTTTTGGCACCATCAGCACCACCGT GTACCAAATGGACAAACCCCGGGAACACCGTGCTTTCCCCCGCCATTGACGGCGGCACCAACG AGATTTGGTGTAGTACCGGTGCCGGGCATTCCTCCTCACCATGCAATGTACAAAGCTGACACCGGCATCGGTGTCCCTGCCAGCCAATTACGTCGCCACCCTCTCGTCGACTTACATCCG TCGAAAGAGAGCATCGATGCCGCTATCGGGGACGTTTTATCGAAACCGTGGCTGCCGCTTCCTATCGGGCTGAAACCGCCATCAACGGATGGTGTTTTGGTGGAGCTACAACGTCAAGGAGTCCCAAAGATTCCACCTTCTTGTGCTTGA